The following are encoded in a window of Gossypium raimondii isolate GPD5lz chromosome 13, ASM2569854v1, whole genome shotgun sequence genomic DNA:
- the LOC105782948 gene encoding mitochondrial outer membrane protein porin 2 isoform X1 produces MANNSHQRKKKRSKTSKRHKQQEPAGPRRFSEFGKFANDLLTKGYIHDQTLSISTHSCNGVIITSRASRQGRRSTANVGAQYKYKNAAVEVNFDTKSSIATTLSFRGEILPSMNVNASLRLPEYGSSQLNLKFQQSLRNAALSISVGLNQSPDILLSATIGTSSIAFGIESKYKTTSRSFSRLDAGISVTNPSRDASIILAEKGDLLRLAYAHRFGQSRKISAVAEVTRRLSNNKNSLAVGVSCIADKLTTVKATLNNRGKLQALLVHKIKPNSSLNISAEFNMKVLDKIPRIGLALALRL; encoded by the exons ATGGCCAACAACAGCcaccaaagaaaaaagaagagaagcaAAACAAGCAAAAGACACAAGCAGCAAGAACCAGCTGGACCAAGACGTTTCTCTGAGTTTGGGAAGTTTGCCAATG ATTTGCTTACAAAGGGCTACATCCATGATCAAACCCTGAGTATCTCCACCCACAGTTGTAATGGAGTG ATCATAACTTCAAGGGCTTCTAGACAGGGAAGGCGATCGACCGCAAACGTTGGAGCACAGTATAAGTATAAAAATGCAGCAGTTGAAGTGAACTTTGATACAAAATCAAGT ATTGCGACAACACTCTCCTTTCGGGGAGAGATTTTGCCATCCATGAATGTCAATGCTTCGTTGAGATTACCCGAGTACGGTTCCAGCCAG CTCAACCTCAAATTCCAGCAATCCTTAAGAAATGCTGCTTTATCCATCTCTGTTGGCCTAAACCAATCCCCTGACATATTGCTTTCAGCAACTATTGGCACTTCAAGCATTGCATTCGGCATTGAGTCGAAGTATAAGACCACTTCTCGTAGTTTCAGTCGGTTGGATGCAGGCATTTCCGTCACTAACCCGAGTCGTGACGCTTCAATCATACT TGCCGAAAAGGGTGACCTTCTAAGACTAGCATATGCGCATCGTTTCGGCCAGTCAAGGAAGATTTCCGCCGTTGCGGAGGTCACTAGGAGGTTATCCAACAACAAGAATTCCCTTGCTGTCGGAGTGTCGTGCATTGCGGATAAACTAACAACAGTGAAAGCAACGCTAAACAACCGGGGAAAGCTTCAAGCTCTCCTTGTTCATAAAATCAAACCGAACTCGAGTCTGAATATTTCGGCCGAATTCAATATGAAAGTTTTAGACAAGATCCCCAGAATAGGATTGGCTCTTGCCCTCAGGCTGTGA
- the LOC105782948 gene encoding mitochondrial outer membrane protein porin 2 isoform X2 — MIITSRASRQGRRSTANVGAQYKYKNAAVEVNFDTKSSIATTLSFRGEILPSMNVNASLRLPEYGSSQLNLKFQQSLRNAALSISVGLNQSPDILLSATIGTSSIAFGIESKYKTTSRSFSRLDAGISVTNPSRDASIILAEKGDLLRLAYAHRFGQSRKISAVAEVTRRLSNNKNSLAVGVSCIADKLTTVKATLNNRGKLQALLVHKIKPNSSLNISAEFNMKVLDKIPRIGLALALRL, encoded by the exons ATG ATCATAACTTCAAGGGCTTCTAGACAGGGAAGGCGATCGACCGCAAACGTTGGAGCACAGTATAAGTATAAAAATGCAGCAGTTGAAGTGAACTTTGATACAAAATCAAGT ATTGCGACAACACTCTCCTTTCGGGGAGAGATTTTGCCATCCATGAATGTCAATGCTTCGTTGAGATTACCCGAGTACGGTTCCAGCCAG CTCAACCTCAAATTCCAGCAATCCTTAAGAAATGCTGCTTTATCCATCTCTGTTGGCCTAAACCAATCCCCTGACATATTGCTTTCAGCAACTATTGGCACTTCAAGCATTGCATTCGGCATTGAGTCGAAGTATAAGACCACTTCTCGTAGTTTCAGTCGGTTGGATGCAGGCATTTCCGTCACTAACCCGAGTCGTGACGCTTCAATCATACT TGCCGAAAAGGGTGACCTTCTAAGACTAGCATATGCGCATCGTTTCGGCCAGTCAAGGAAGATTTCCGCCGTTGCGGAGGTCACTAGGAGGTTATCCAACAACAAGAATTCCCTTGCTGTCGGAGTGTCGTGCATTGCGGATAAACTAACAACAGTGAAAGCAACGCTAAACAACCGGGGAAAGCTTCAAGCTCTCCTTGTTCATAAAATCAAACCGAACTCGAGTCTGAATATTTCGGCCGAATTCAATATGAAAGTTTTAGACAAGATCCCCAGAATAGGATTGGCTCTTGCCCTCAGGCTGTGA